The nucleotide window aaatcaactccTATTTCAAAAAGCAAACACCATTTTATATGCCCTTACCTTGCCAtccattttgcattacattgtTAATGAAATATCATGATATTCCATACAAAAATGTAATATATTGCACATCATTCCCGTTATTCTGAGTGATAATACCATGTACAGTCCACATGTGGTAATATATTATCACACTGATACAATGACCCAGGTGAGGGTTTATTCCAAATTAAACCTGCTCATagtaaaaatgatttatatgTGCATAAATACTATACTGTAATTTGTCTGTATGATTTTCATATATCGCTACCATATATTTAAGAAGCTATCTTCATAAATGGATATATGAAGATATGCCTGAATGTAAATTACATAACTGAgctatttaaactaaaaatatatgtgcatgtgttcaATTTCTACATaacatttgtgtttgtcattgttcttcttcatgtttttgtatgCTGGAAGCATATATTTAGTAAGCTTTTAACTTCCTATATGTAATCTACACCTTCAAGTAAAACAAATCATACGTTGCGTGAAGAATCACCCgtttttcatgacctctgacctagtGTCATCTTTCACTAACTGCTCCATAAAAGGTTTGTTCTGGCCTGAGGGGCTCTGGATTGTCGTGGGGTGTGTGTATACACTCGTGCTTTCCAAAggcttgtgaaaaaaaaaaaaaaaaaagataatcattGCTGATATgagatatgtttatttgattgtgAAACCTGTTTGAAGTATGAAAACTGATTGCtgatcattatttgtgtgcaatTTTTCAATATGAAAAATGTGtgctaaaaaatgtgtttttggcaCTTTGATCTTACAGGAGAACTGTGCTCAGTTGTGAGGGAAAGAATCTTTGGATAGAGTGAGAGAAAGCATTTCTGCTCAGCCCCCTAGATCTGAATGTCCTAGTTGTTAtcaaacaagactttttttcaggcttttacaAAAGTTTTGGGATTTATCTTTTACGTGGGTCACCTAAGATTTAAGATATTTAATGGTAAAGGGACTCTTAGCCGTTAATTTTTTTGACTTGTATATTAGACAAACCTCTTTGTGCAAAGTTCTGATGGCACGGATGGATCccatttcgttttttttttttttcctgaatgcaTCCTATTGGTCACTTGATTAGGGTGTGCTCAAAGGATttcataaaaccaaatgcagagaggcagagaatgAGGAAGTTCGGGGGAAATTacaaggtaattttttttttgtatgcgAGTTGTGCCCATAAAAAACTTTCCACGTCTTCTCTGCTATCGCTGAACAGCTTATCCTGCTATTGACTCTGGTTTGgtgtttatttagttgtttgatAAAATTCTaaagaaaagatttgttcatttaacaaacagggacctcagtagcatgtggaagaaccatacgcaGCTCCACCACCTCATTGCTGCTCACCAGCTCGGTCACACACTGCTGGGGGATGGCGTCCCATTCCTCAACCAGCATTTGACACAACTTAGCAACCGTGGTTGTGTTGGTCTCTCTTAAAGGAACGACACACCCAGGTTGGTCAGGTGTTCAAtagggttgaggtcaggactgcaggcacGCCATTCCATTTGCCATAGTCTCGGATAAACTACGCTTTGTCATCTTGGAGGACAGAGTTCGGTTATTATGGTTATGGAATTGCCACTGGCTGCTCACAGGTGCTGATTGTTGTTTGACAGTTATTTATATCtactgtatatttaaataactgCGTGCTCCACGTGTAAAATGAGACAGTTAATCTGCCTCAGTATGACTGATGAAAGGATCATAGTTAGGTTTTTGTCTGCACCCACAATTATATTAATAACTACAAGGTGAGTTTATACCACAGTTGTGACATTGCACGCATTTATTTCCTCCTTTCCCTGCAGCTCATATGTGACAAACAGAGAGGGGAGAAGTCGGTGCTTTATAGATTTGTAACCACATCCTGCTGAACACAGTCGCTcagtaaattattaaaaatgcgGTCAGAACACTTTCACTCTCCCATAACTAAACTGAATTTCTAGAATATTTTTTGGTCTTCGCTGATCACATAGTGATGCTTGACGGCCAAAATCCATCTACTAAAACTGATCTAATTAGGTGCTTCTGGACCACAGAGGATCACTTCAGTCGTTGTAACAATTTGCAGAGGTTCACACATTGTTTGAAATATCTGAgtgaattttaatgaatttttcaGAAACTAGTTATcagatttacatctacaactgactgacttttggagtcagtcccatTGAAGATGGTCACCAGAGCCATGGTGACAGTTTCACAGGCTAGTGAACTTCTGCctgtctttacttctgagagattcagtctCTCGAAAATGCTCTTTTATATCCAGTCCTCTTACAGACTTGTTGCTCTTTAACctaattagctgcaaaatgCTGCTCCACCTGTTTCTCTTTTGCACTATTTACTTTTACAGgcttttgttgcctctgtccCAAGTTTTGCTGCCATAACATTCAAAACTACCTTACTTTTTCCAAAGaaaggtacaatttcttagtttaaacatttgatgtgtttactatgttccaatGTGAATAACATATGGGtttgaaatttgcaaatcattgcgttctgtttttatgcaaatacaGAACATCTGAACCGGCCCTTTAACCGTTTATTGCTGGGACTCAACACGACAtgccataaaataaattttgaaccTGTACTCTGATCTCAAAGCTGAGTATCTCATACCCAAAGGACCAGAAGGACTAAACGCTGTTTTGCTTGTTCGATATTACTCATCTGTGCTGTATTCCTCTTGCTTTCAGGCCGAACGATGGCAAACTTTGGAGGGCATGCGATTCCCGGaacctttttcatgttttatggcTTTTGGCTGGTAGTTAAACACATCCTCCAACACTACTGGAGGACAAGGCAGCCTAAAGGAAGACAGCTCATGCCGCCTTTCTTTAAGAAGTTGGAGTATTGCGAAGGAGGACTTCAAATCTTTGCATCCTTTGTGGGTCAGTTGCCCCTCAAGTCCGTCTTTGACGCCTGAACCTCTTTATCGATTGcctgatttaaaatttttttttgtctgacgCTGTGTGGTTGCAGGTATTATGGTCGAGCAGTTTGTGGTGGATGGCCCACACGCCCGCCTCTACAACAGGGAGGAAAGTTCATGGGTCAAGCTGATGAACTGGCAGCACAGCACAATGTATCTGTTCTTTGGGATTTCGGGAATAGCATCGATTGCTTGTACTCTATTCAAAAAGGTGCCAGCTGGTATAGACCGACTTACTATCTCCTTGGCTCTCTTTGTTGAaggtaaacaagaaaaaaaaaaccatcttggttgttgttgtgtttttattattcatcaGTGCCATTACGTGTCCCACTGATGCGTGTATCGACGCTATTGTTTGTACGTGATCCAGGGTTTCTGTTTTACTTCCACGTGCACGGTCGGGAACCTCTGGACGCTCACATCCACACGCTGCTGCTGGTGGCCGTGTTCGGCGGCTCGGCCAGCGCCATGCTGGAGGTGTTCGTCAGAAACAACATTATTCTGGAGCTGATCAGGGCGGGTCTGTTCATCCTGCAGGGCACGTGGTTCTACCAGGTGAGAGAACAAGGAGCTGCCGACTTGATCCGATCTGTCTGTGTCAGCTTAAAGTGAAGTCAgaaacttttgttaaaaaaaaaaaatggaggaaacTTTGGATCTTTTTGTAGTgaggctctgtggaaaggttagaaatgatctcttacctgttgttgGTAGCTGTTTGAATtaacagactgatgagctaacggctagtccaaacggagctgagaccaaagtggatcgctgccgtctttaaaacatttttagcgATTTATGctaatgctattttataaacatttacattgccatcagtttACAGTTATttcagaaaggaaaagaaaaaagatattcCTGTCAGTAGTGCCTTCtatatgtaaataactgtgtaaatgcaaaactgactgcagtgtaaaggtttataagataacatttgcatgaactgctataaaatgtTAGAGAATTGAGTTCTTTAAAGACAGCTGTGCTCCGGCGGTCTTTGAGCTCATCCGTCTGGTCACAATCAAActatttctccagactgagatcattcaaagagctatctacaacaggtacgATAATGACTGCTCGTAACCTTTCAACGGCACTTTCCTACAGAAGATCTGATTTAACCCCGAAGGTGGATATTCTATAGAGTTCCATTTCCAATAATTCACCACACAAGACTGAAAAATCTAATACAATGTGCTACTGTCAAAGACTAGTCCgtataaactaaaacattttgagcAGTTTTACTGTCTAAAATTCAGTTTGCAGTTAATTCATGCACAGAACATGGCTCTTTTAATATTAAACTAACTCTTGTGAAAGTCACATTTCTGGACGTCATTCATACAGTAACGCTGTCTCGAATATGGACCTTTCTTTGTTAAACATTGTGTCTGTTGGCTCTTTTACGAAGCAGTTTCTCATTTCAGATTGGATTTGTCCTTTACCCCTTAAATGGAGACAAGTGGGATTTGAAGCTACATGACAACATGATGTTCGTCACGATGTGTTTCTGCTGGCATTTAGCCGCGGCCCTGCTGCTGGTCACTTCCACCTCCTCTGCAGTTTGGCTGTGAGTGTCCCGACTTTCATCCCGACAGGTTTTCAACACCGTTGACCAGTAAATTTCCATGTAGCGTTTGAATTTATGCAAAATGAACAGCTGTACGAACGCTGCACGTTTCCATTCCTAAACGAGAGGGGAATGAACTGATCTGAACTTTCAGATTAGAAGAtgaaacatttcagtaaatTGTAACGTGCGCAGTGAGTTTTCTGCACAGTAGAATTAATGGGTCATTGGGACAAACTGCATCGAGTCATCTGAGGTCAGCTTCAGTTGTCAGAATAGcagctgggattttttttcttcttcttttttaagtaCAAGCTTCTTTGTTAAGTAAACAAAAGTGAGTTCAACCATCTCTGGAATGTAGAAATAcaagtttgtgttgtgtttgaaaaACAGTTTTCGTGCCTAACAACGCACTgattgaagtgtgtgtgtgtgtactgtatATAAAACATGATCTTGATCAGATTAGCAGTCACTGGTTCCAGCCTAATTTAACTCCTGTTAAAGCCCTAAGGGAGGATTTCCTTTTTCAGAAACTGCTCTTACATTTTGCTTTAGTTATATAGGAACACTGTAAAACTGTATGTTCTGTGGGATTCATTTAAAGTTGTATTTATCTAATTTTAAGTCTTAATAAGGAcccagtgtttttcttttgttgttgttgttgttctggtgCAGAAACGTATAGAACTGAAAGGctgtaataatttttttcatttattattattgcaaacaggattttacaattttttaaatccttttttcatagcaatttaaaggtttttgttcacttttaacATTTCCACCAATAATAGAATGTCCCCCCCACCTCTGTTGAAAgagtttaaagggatagttgaTATATTTTTAGGTGGTGTTTTTATAGTAAAGTTGTGAACAGTTACTGTTtaacctgctgtagatagctttttgaactaCCTCCATTTAGAGAAGCAGCTTGattttgaccagactgatgagttTGCCGTCTTAAAACtccaatataaaaaaatggcaTCAGTCCGGATGAACTAGTTCATAAATCTTCAATTGCTGTCAATTTTTGCACGTAGATAACGATAACAGCGGCCAGCAGGAgagtcaaactccaggcctcgagagTCACTAACCTGGaggttttattggttttactgctccaacacacccgattCGAACggttaattacctcctcaccaactCAATAAATTCTCCAGAGGCAGGTCTataagtcatccatttaaatcaaGTGTTTTAAAGAGGAAACGCATCGAAAGCATGCAAGAGAGTGGActccgaggaatggagtttgacagcCGTGCTCGACAGGAACATGATGAGTAATCCTGTGATGTGGTGTATGAACCACTTtgaaatccactttggtgttTGGTAAGACTCGCCGTGTTTGTCACTCCAGTCGGAAATAAAGCGAGGTCGTTTTacaaagctatctacaacagataagatactAATTGTGCGTAACCTTTCAACGCCTCGCTTCATAAGATCTGTTCCGTCCGTTTCATTTTAGTTCTGAACTGACAATTCAAAGAACAAATCCCGATGACGAGTGCTTTTTCCTCTTGATCTGTGCTTGTAATGACTCGAATGGATCGGATCATCTGTACGCTTCTATGCATTCTcctgaaggctttttttttgtctccttccaACAGCACCGTGACGCGATTTTCCCAAAGAGGACGAGACATCGAGATCGGGATGAGGAACACGTCGTCCAAAGCCAGCGCTCAGAAGGCTTTACTGGAACAGTCAGACGAAGAGTGAAAACAGCCACCTGCTCTGttgttttactgatatttaatACGGAAAAAGATTCATGTGCATCACTGAGCTTAAGTGTTTCGCTTAACACGCTTTAGATTTTGCAGAATGAAGGAGGAAAGACACTTTTTGCAGAGGAAGTTTTGAGAAATTCAAAATTATGAGAATATTACgacttgaaatgtttttttaatgaacccATCTTGTAAATAATATATTAAATCATACCATTATCCACTAAAActacatatatttaaattttttatcaaCCCAAAACCCATCTGATTGACAGTCATACTCGAGGTTGtattaatagtttaataaaaatgaacaggtgtgacattaaaatattaacaaaacaaccagtcaagattctttttttatttttttaagctgctgaAAGTTATGCAATCGTTTccctgaaatatttaaatcagcCTGAAACTGTAAACATGTTTCGGCTGCAACAATTACATCATCATTCCTATCACAGGGAGAAACGTTGTCTTTTCTGGctttaagagcttttttttttgtttcctgcttcgGAGAAAAGCGACATAAACGCGGTTAGTTCTGAGCAAAGCAACGTGGGACGCTTCGAGATGCGGCTCACTGCTGAAGGGCAGGCGGGGGATCGGGCGCACATTTCTGCGAAGGAGCTGTCGTGACGACCACCGCTGAAACGGACTTTGGGGAGGCTGTTGCCAcgtgctgctggagctgctgcgtCTGAACCGTTTGGATCCgaacctttttaaagaaaaggggaaaaaaagcaatgaaCCAAAAGCGGCGCCTTTTAAGTGCTTGTGTTTTTCTAAGACAGGAATGCAGGATCACAACATCTTCCGAAACGAGAAAACTCGACAGAGCAGGTTCTGGGAGCTGGCTAATTGCTCAGACAACGCCGTCTCATTGGAGGGGAGCCCAGAAGGGATGTAGTCTAACCTGCGTGGCCTgtccctgctgctgcagctgctggaacTGCTGCGCCGTGACGAAACTGACCGGCTTGTTCCCAGCGATCAGCTTCGTGCCGGCAGGCATCGTGGTCAAGATGATGTTCCTGCCCAGGCTGCTGAGACTGATCGGAAACAAACATAATCTCTCATTATTTAATCGCCGAAAGCAGGCATGAATCTTCCGGCGTTAACCGACGCCATTCAGAGTTGTTTCCTTTGCGATTGAAGAA belongs to Kryptolebias marmoratus isolate JLee-2015 linkage group LG13, ASM164957v2, whole genome shotgun sequence and includes:
- the tmem45b gene encoding transmembrane protein 45B, which translates into the protein MANFGGHAIPGTFFMFYGFWLVVKHILQHYWRTRQPKGRQLMPPFFKKLEYCEGGLQIFASFVGIMVEQFVVDGPHARLYNREESSWVKLMNWQHSTMYLFFGISGIASIACTLFKKVPAGIDRLTISLALFVEGFLFYFHVHGREPLDAHIHTLLLVAVFGGSASAMLEVFVRNNIILELIRAGLFILQGTWFYQIGFVLYPLNGDKWDLKLHDNMMFVTMCFCWHLAAALLLVTSTSSAVWLTVTRFSQRGRDIEIGMRNTSSKASAQKALLEQSDEE